One genomic window of Arvicola amphibius chromosome 4, mArvAmp1.2, whole genome shotgun sequence includes the following:
- the Gas2l2 gene encoding GAS2-like protein 2: MSQHRGHRRRPRTPGPPVRSIRPFKSSEQYLEAMKEDLAEWLRDLYGLDIDAANFLQVLETGLVLCRHANTITEAALAFLAEAPDRAQKIPMPQAGVFCNGTAQPGTFQARDNISNFIHWCRKEMGIQEVLMFETEDLVLRKNVKSVLLCLLELGRRAWRFGVAAPALVHLEEEIDEELRRELALPSPDPPPTAPPARRPCHFHNLDQMVQNLVSHCTCPVQFSMVKISEGKYRVGDSDTLIFIRILRSHVMVRVGGGWDTLGHYLDKHDPCRCTSLSHKPGSFLKPPGPPVQHEVKVQDGPSQPQPTMTISRSQSPLPPVDWRTYTSSSRRLRPPTPSPPQRHGERGSEARIIRETAPLLRSQERPMTPSQRMLSPGSQFSSTCRSPDLRSTLSGKRENRCPGEMPRGRTPTSWDHKDTDRQGTHTKALTPQRLQIPEATSKGTSARGPSPPPRSSSLVNPHGIWLLNQGVSPQLSEPPSMQSPTLSKGFTKIPIRLSSAQPPTPRRFLGTENRGSMERGSSPSRAPTGNLDRSTHGHHFAEASHGDHQMDIQMALETEDPRSLDTQKWKGGHTSLPLGRTREQALYHSLDEEIVANMKQLKVGPACDQGTRSQAIPRSGVYVPSLGGKWPESGGPYDKVIQELVQGPPPLFKVDWKAWRVDSEASPKPAVGPRSPEEKLGPRESGPRIKASLTVKSTPVRTVPFTRGKDCSTWTGPATPEAPTHSCSDLSSDKAGVCLGKGKRTLRKPQKIPSIYKLKLRPRIRPRRDHRPEKRPSRIPKPLTYLCLGPARTAPGSRLLKATLGGKEGGTCPMERAGEKKEEEKKKEAGISLENSSQASESQEPLQLNGTPLLPEEESWV; encoded by the exons ATGTCTCAGCATAGGGGACACAGGAGGAGGCCCAGGACCCCAGGGCCTCCTGTGCGCAGCATCCGGCCCTTCAAGTCCAGCGAACAGTACCTGGAGGCCATGAAGGAAGACCTGGCCGAGTGGCTTCGGGATCTGTACGGGCTGGACATTGATGCAGCCAACTTCCTGCAGGTGCTGGAGACTGGCCTGGTGCTATGCCGGCATGCCAACACTATCACAGAGGCTGCTCTGGCCTTCCTGGCTGAGGCACCTGACCGAGCTCAAAAGATTCCCATGCCCCAGGCTGGGGTTTTCTGCAACGGGACTGCTCAGCCAGGTACCTTCCAGGCCAGGGACAACATCTCCAACTTCATCCACTGGTGTCGCAAGGAGATGGGCATCCAAG AGGTGCTGATGTTCGagacagaggacctggtgctgcGCAAGAATGTGAAGAGCGTGTTGCTGTGTCTGCTGGAGCTGGGTCGCCGCGCCTGGCGTTTCGGTGTGGCGGCACCGGCCCTGGTGCATCTGGAAGAGGAGATCGATGAGGAGCTGAGGCGTGAGCTGGCCCTGCCCTCGCCGGATCCGCCACCTACCGCACCCCCTGCCCGCAGGCCTTGCCACTTCCACAACCTGGACCAGATG GTGCAGAACCTCGTGAGTCATTGCACATGCCCAGTGCAATTCTCCATGGTCAAGATATCTGAGGGGAAGTACCGAGTAGGGGACTCTGACACGCTCATCTTCATCAGG ATCCTCCGGAGCCACGTGATGGTGCGTGTTGGGGGCGGCTGGGACACGCTGGGCCATTATCTGGACAAACATGACCCCTGTCGGTGTACGTCCCTCT CCCACAAACCAGGCAGCTTCCTGAAGCCCCCAGGACCGCCGGTGCAGCATGAAGTGAAGGTGCAGGATGGGCCTTCACAGCCCCAGCCTACAATGACCATCAGCCGCTCACAGAGCCCACTGCCCCCGGTGGACTGGAGGACCTACACGTCTTCCAGCCGAAGGCTGAggccccccaccccctctcctccccaacgcCATGGTGAACGAGGATCAGAGGCCAGGATCATCAGAGAGACAGCCCCATTACTAAG GTCCCAAGAGAGGCCAATGACCCCATCTCAGAGGATGCTGTCACCCGGTTCCCAATTCTCATCTACCTGTAGGAGCCCAGACCTACGAAGTACCCtgtcaggaaagagagagaacagatgcCCTGGTGAAATGCCCAGAGGAAGGACTCCCACGTCTTGGGATCATAAGgatacagacagacaaggaacCCATACCAAAGCCCTCACCCCCCAGAGGCTCCAAATCCCTGAGGCCACCAGTAAAGGGACATCAGCAAGAGGACCATCTCCCCCACCTCGTTCCTCCAGCCTAGTCAATCctcatggcatctggctcctgAATCAGGGTGTTTCCCCACAGCTCAGTGAACCTCCATCTATGCAATCCCCAACCCTTAGCAAAGGGTTCACCAAGATCCCCATCCGACTTTCCTCTGCCCAGCCCCCAACACCCAGAAGGTTTTTGGGTACTGAAAATAGAGGTTCCATGGAAAGAGGATCCAGCCCATCAAGGGCTCCCACAGGGAACCTGGATAGATCCACACATGGGCATCACTTTGCTGAAGCGAGCCATGGGGACCACCAGATGGACATTCAGATGGCTTTGGAGACTGAGGATCCCAGGAGCCTAGACACACAGAAGTGGAAGGGGGGGCACACTTCTCTGCCCCTGGGCAGGACCAGAGAGCAAGCCCTCTACCATAGCCTTGACGAGGAGATTGTGGCCAACATGAAACAGCTGAAGGTGGGGCCTGCCTGTGATCAGGGCACAAGGTCTCAAGCCATCCCTCGAAGTGGAGTCTATGTTCCCAGCCTAGGTGGGAAGTGGCCTGAATCTGGGGGGCCTTATGACAAAGTTATCCAAGAACTGGTTCAGGGGCCCCCACCCCTCTTTAAAGTGGATTGGAAAGCCTGGAGAGTAGACTCTGAAGCCTCGCCTAAGCCAGCTGTGGGCCCAAGAAGTCCTGAAGAGAAGCTAGGACCCAGAGAGAGTGGACCAAGGATAAAGGCAAGCCTGACTGTCAAGAGTACCCCAGTGAGGACTGTACCATTCACAAGAGGGAAGGATTGCTCCACCTGGACTGGGCCCGCCACCCCGGAGGCTCCCACACATTCATGCTCAGACCTCAGTTCTGACAAAGCTGGAGTTTGTCTGGGCAAGGGTAAAAGAACCCTCCGGAAGCCTCAGAAAATCCCATCCATTTACAAACTGAAGCTGAGACCTAGAATCCGTCCACGCAGAGACCACAGGCCTGAGAAAAGACCTTCCAGAATTCCCAAGCCACTGACCTACCTCTGCCTGGGTCCAGCCAGGACAGCTCCTGGAAGCAGGCTATTGAAAGCTACATTGGGTGGCAAGGAAGGGGGCACCTGCCCGATGGAACGAGCAggtgaaaagaaggaggaggagaaaaagaaagaagccggCATCTCATTGGAGAACAGCTCTCAGGCTTCAGAGAGCCAGGAGCCCCTGCAGCTCAATGGAACCCCACTTCTGCCTGAGGAGGAATCCTGGGTCTGA